In the genome of Polaribacter sp. MED152, one region contains:
- a CDS encoding response regulator transcription factor: protein MSQNSKIVLAEDNSVLSLLLKFRLEKEGYILFIAKDGKEAIEFIETENPDLILTDVMMDYYSGLEIISHVRNKLESKTPILVFSSSGQEEMVLNAFNLGANDFMSKPLSPNELTIRVKRMLMKI, encoded by the coding sequence ATGAGTCAAAATAGTAAAATAGTTCTAGCAGAAGACAATTCTGTTTTATCTCTCCTTTTAAAATTTCGCTTAGAAAAAGAAGGTTATATACTCTTTATAGCTAAGGATGGTAAAGAAGCCATAGAATTTATAGAAACTGAAAATCCAGATTTAATTTTAACAGACGTTATGATGGATTATTATAGTGGTTTAGAGATCATTAGCCATGTAAGAAATAAGCTTGAAAGCAAGACGCCTATTTTGGTGTTTTCTTCTTCTGGACAAGAAGAAATGGTTTTAAATGCCTTTAATTTAGGTGCTAATGATTTTATGAGTAAACCATTAAGCCCTAATGAATTAACGATTAGAGTTAAGCGTATGTTAATGAAGATTTGA
- a CDS encoding glycosyltransferase family 2 protein, with protein sequence MDFNEVLRNILLFFHYFFLVFTLLIIGSYILLAIFSSKETVDYLKKNSFVYHKDLLNSSIAPSISIIAPAYNESLNIVENVRSLLSTHYVNYDVIIINDGSKDDSLERLIKAYDLEKVEYLINQKIPTKPLRAGVFKSKNPAFEKLIIVDKENGGKSDALNFGINISNSKYLACIDVDCLLMADSLQRMVKPFLEYTDRKVIASGGVIRIANSCKIENGKLIEVNFPDKWLERVQILEYLRSFLLGRMAWAKLNGLLVISGAFGMFDREIAIKVGGYDITTVGEDMEIIVRMRKYMEEQNLKYKVAYIPDPLCWTEAPNDRKILISQRNRWTRGTIETLKTHRNIGLNYKYRLLGLLSFPYWFIFERIAPIVEVLGMLYFLFLVVYQPLNWSFVVGLFLLAYLFSLLFSFIAVFTEEFTYHQYKKKGIGLKLVLTIFLEPFILHPLVLYAAIKGNIDYYFNKNKKWGVMVRKGLSSK encoded by the coding sequence ATGGATTTTAATGAAGTTTTAAGAAATATCTTACTTTTTTTTCACTACTTCTTTTTAGTGTTTACGTTGCTAATTATAGGCTCTTATATACTTTTGGCTATATTTTCATCTAAAGAAACAGTAGATTATTTAAAGAAAAACAGCTTTGTTTACCATAAAGATCTCTTAAACTCCTCAATAGCTCCATCCATTTCCATAATTGCACCTGCGTACAACGAAAGTTTAAATATTGTAGAAAACGTACGATCGTTATTGTCTACACATTATGTAAATTATGATGTTATTATTATTAACGATGGTAGCAAAGATGATAGTTTAGAAAGACTTATTAAGGCTTATGATTTAGAAAAGGTAGAATATTTAATCAATCAGAAAATACCCACAAAACCATTAAGAGCTGGGGTATTTAAATCAAAAAATCCTGCATTCGAAAAATTAATTATTGTTGATAAAGAAAATGGTGGTAAGTCTGATGCACTAAATTTTGGAATAAATATTAGTAACAGTAAATACTTAGCGTGTATAGATGTAGATTGTTTGTTAATGGCAGACTCACTGCAAAGAATGGTAAAACCATTTTTAGAATATACAGATAGAAAAGTAATTGCTTCTGGAGGTGTAATTCGTATTGCAAATTCTTGTAAAATAGAAAACGGAAAATTAATAGAGGTCAATTTTCCTGATAAATGGCTAGAAAGAGTTCAGATTTTAGAATATTTAAGATCTTTTTTATTGGGTAGAATGGCTTGGGCAAAACTTAATGGTTTACTTGTTATTTCTGGTGCGTTTGGCATGTTTGATAGGGAAATAGCTATAAAAGTGGGTGGTTATGATATTACTACTGTAGGTGAAGATATGGAGATCATTGTACGAATGAGGAAGTATATGGAGGAGCAAAATCTGAAATATAAAGTAGCTTACATTCCAGATCCTTTGTGTTGGACAGAAGCTCCTAATGATCGAAAAATCTTAATATCTCAAAGAAATAGATGGACAAGAGGAACCATAGAAACTTTAAAAACGCATAGAAATATAGGTTTGAATTATAAATATAGATTGTTAGGTCTTTTAAGTTTTCCTTACTGGTTTATATTTGAAAGAATAGCGCCAATTGTAGAAGTTTTGGGTATGCTATATTTTTTGTTTTTGGTGGTTTATCAACCTTTAAATTGGAGTTTTGTGGTGGGGCTTTTTTTATTAGCTTATCTATTTTCGCTTCTATTTTCTTTCATAGCTGTCTTTACAGAAGAGTTTACTTACCATCAATATAAGAAGAAAGGTATTGGTTTAAAACTGGTGCTTACCATATTTTTAGAGCCTTTTATATTGCATCCTTTAGTATTGTATGCAGCTATAAAAGGAAACATAGATTATTATTTTAATAAAAATAAAAAATGGGGTGTAATGGTTAGAAAAGGTCTTTCTAGTAAATAA